The following proteins are co-located in the Macadamia integrifolia cultivar HAES 741 chromosome 3, SCU_Mint_v3, whole genome shotgun sequence genome:
- the LOC122073815 gene encoding ABC transporter G family member 1-like, whose amino-acid sequence MASEIDVLGCSKNPTPVGSRRHECMMELKDGGLEMDFFDTESKTLQELLEESFAKRNEGRSSSERQGDGVCLTWEDLWVTVPMGRSGSKPILQGLTGYVQPGEVLAIMGPSGCGKSTLLDTLAGRLGPSARQHGNVLVNGGKQALSFGTSAYVTQDDILMTTLTVGEAVYYSAQLQLPNSMSISEKKERAEMTIREMGLQDAMNTRIGGWGNKGISGGQKRRVSICIEILTRPKLLFLDEPTSGLDSAAAYHVMKRIVNLSQQDGKTVIASIHQPSSEVFELFHNLCLLSSGRTIYFGATSAANEFFAFNGFPCPTQRNPSDHYLKTVNKDFEEDNEQGLGEKILTTEETISILVESYKSSNTCQLVRNQVAVLSKKEGAALEKKVNQASFLTQCLVLTRRSFVNMNRDLGYYWLRFAIYIILCLCLGTIFYNVGSNSVLSQARFSILMFVASFITFMAISGFPSFVEDMKIFQRERLNGHYGVGAFVISNTISSIPFLLLNSVLPGAIAYELASLRGGFEHFMYFALVLFVCNILVESQMMVIASIVPNFLLGITIGAGIQGLMILNGGFFRLPNDLPKPIWRYPMYYISFHKYAYQGFYKNEFEGLTFPNNQVGGPSTITGEEILRKSWQVEMNYSKWVDLAILFGMLVLYRLMCFSIVKVVEKVKPMVMSLNAAVPPKQKVQIMESPLPHDANV is encoded by the exons ATGGCTTCTGAAATTGATGTCTTAGGTTGCAGCAAGAATCCAACCCCAGTAGGATCACGTCGCCATGAATGCATGATGGAATTGAAAGATGGTGGGTTGGAGATGGATTTCTTTGATACTGAATCTAAGACTCTTCAAGAACTACTGGAAGAAAGCTTCGCTAAGCGTAATGAGGGCCGTAGCTCTTCGGAGAGGCAAGGCGATGGTGTTTGCTTAACATGGGAGGATCTATGGGTTACAGTACCCATGGGAAGAAGTGGAAGCAAACCAATTCTTCAAGGGCTCACAGGGTACGTCCAGCCTGGTGAGGTCTTGGCCATCATGGGTCCTTCTGGTTGTGGAAAGTCCACTCTTCTTGATACCTTGGCAG GGCGATTAGGTCCAAGCGCAAGGCAGCATGGAAATGTGCTTGTCAATGGTGGAAAACAAGCTCTATCATTTGGGACTTCA GCTTATGTGACACAAGATGATATTCTAATGACGACATTAACTGTTGGAGAAGCTGTATACTACTCAGCTCAGCTACAACTACCTAATTCAATGTCAATATccgagaagaaggagagagcaGAGATGACTATAAGAGAAATGGGCTTGCAAGATGCCATGAACACAAGGATTGGGGGATGGGGCAACAAAGGGATTAGTGGTGGGCAAAAGAGGAGAGTGAGTATTTGTATTGAGATCTTGACACGCCCCAAGCTTCTCTTCCTAGATGAACCAACGAGTGGTCTTGACAGTGCAGCAGCTTATCATGTCATGAAAAGAATTGTAAACCTTTCTCAACAAGATGGAAAGACTGTTATTGCATCCATTCATCAACCAAGCAGTGAAGTCTTTGAGCTTTTCCACAATCTCTGCCTTCTTTCTTCTGGTAGAACAATTTATTTTGGAGCTACTTCTGCTGCAAATGAG TTCTTTGCATTCAATGGCTTCCCATGCCCAACCCAGAGGAACCCATCTGATCACTATCTTAAAACAGTCAATAAAGACTTCGAAGAG GACAACGAACAAGGGCTTGGTGAAAAGATCTTAACGACCGAGGAAACGATCAGCATTCTTGTAGAGTCGTACAAATCATCGAATACTTGCCAACTAGTGAGGAACCAAGTAGCTGTGTTATCTAAAAAG GAAGGAGCAGCATTGGAGAAGAAGGTTAACCAAGCTAGCTTCCTTACCCAGTGCCTTGTTCTTACAAGAAGGTCCTTTGTGAACATGAATCGTGATTTAGGCTACTATTGGTTAAGATTTGCAATCTACATCATTTTATGTCTATGCCTGGGCACTATCTTTTACAATGTGGGTTCGAACTCTGTCTTAAGTCAGGCCAGATTTTCGATTCTCATGTTTGTAGCTTCATTCATAACTTTTATGGCCATCAGTGGATTCCCTTCTTTTGTAGAGGACATGAAG ATCTTTCAAAGAGAAAGATTAAACGGGCACTATGGCGTTGGAGCGTTCGTTATCAGCAATACAATCTCTTCTATTCCTTTCTTGCTTCTGAATTCTGTGCTTCCTGGAGCTATAGCTTATGAACTTGCCAGCCTTCGAGGAGGATTTGAACACTTCATGTACTTTGCCTTAGTTCTATTTGTCTGCAACATATTGGTTGAAAGCCAAATGATGGTTATTGCAAGCATTGTTCCAAATTTTTTGTTGGGTATAACCATAGGTGCTGGAATTCAAGGGCTGATGATACTCAATGGTGGCTTCTTTCGGTTGCCTAATGATCTCCCTAAACCTATCTGGAGATACCCAATGTACTACATTTCCTTTCATAAGTATGCTTATCAAGGTTTCTATAAGAATGAGTTTGAAGGGTTAACATTCCCTAATAATCAGGTAGGAGGGCCATCCACTATCACTGGAGAAGAAATTTTGAGGAAATCATGGCAAGTAGAGATGAATTACTCCAAGTGGGTTGATCTTGCTATCTTGTTTGGGATGTTAGTCCTGTATCGTCTCATGTGTTTTTCAATTGTAAAGGTTGTTGAAAAGGTTAAGCCCATGGTCATGTCCCTCAATGCTGCTGTCCCTCCCAAACAAAAGGTACAAATCATGGAAAGCCCTCTTCCTCATGATGCAAATGTGTAA